The following coding sequences lie in one Mycteria americana isolate JAX WOST 10 ecotype Jacksonville Zoo and Gardens chromosome 15, USCA_MyAme_1.0, whole genome shotgun sequence genomic window:
- the LOC142417256 gene encoding aldehyde dehydrogenase family 3 member A2-like — translation MKADLHKSGHNAYSHEILGVLGELALAMDKLPSRTAPQPAQRDLLPMWDEVYICPEPLGVVLIIGAWNYPFTLVMQPLTGAIAAGNAVVVKPSEIVAQLVADLLPQYLDQVAEHRPYVPLLEIRDSAPPVPDPSVDFVGEAGLALGTRGLVTAGWAPTTVSWFQLR, via the exons ATGAAGGCAGATCTGCACAAG AGTGGGCACAATGCATACAGCCATGAGATCCTGGGcgtgctgggggagctggcccTGGCCATGGACAAGCTGCCGTCACGGACGGCCCCTCAACCTGCGCAGAGGGACCTGCTGCCGATGTGGGATGAGGTCTACATCTGCCCCGAGCCGCTGGGGGTGGTGCTGATCATCGGGGCCTGGAACTACCCCTTCACCCTGGTCATGCAGCCTCTGACTGGGGCCATCGCAGCAG GCAATGCTGTGGTGGTGAAGCCGTCGGAGATCGTGGCTCAGCTGGTGGCTGATCTCCTTCCCCAGTACCTTGACCAG GTTGCTGAACATCGTCCTTATGTCCCACTGCTTGAAATAAGAGACTCTGCTCCTCCTGTCCCTGACCCCAGTGTAGATTTTGTGGGAGAAGCAGGACTGGCCCTGGGGACGAGAGGGCTG GTAACAGCAGGATGGGCACCTACCacggtgtcctggtttcagctgagatag